Proteins encoded within one genomic window of Brassica napus cultivar Da-Ae unplaced genomic scaffold, Da-Ae ScsIHWf_2397;HRSCAF=3098, whole genome shotgun sequence:
- the LOC125600802 gene encoding topless-related protein 3-like, with protein sequence MSSLSRELVFLILQFLEEEKFNESVHRLEKESGFFFNTKYFDEKVLAGEWDEVEKYLSGFTKVDDNRYSMKIFFEIRKQKYLEALDRQDKAKAVEILVQDLRVFSTFNEDLYKEITQLLTLQNFRENDQLSKYGDTKTARTVMLSEVKKLIEANPLFRDKLTFPALRSSRLRTLINQSLNWQHQLCKNPRPNPDIKTLFTDHTCAVPNGPLAPSSVNQPVTTLTKPTAFPPLGAHGPFPPGGAVAAANAGALASWMAAASGASAVQAAVVTPAPMPLPMNQVAILKRPRTPPATPGIVDYQNPDHELMKRLRPAPSVEEVTYPAPRQQALWSPEDLPLKVALALHQGSTVTSMEFHPMQNTLLLVGSATGEITLWELAVREKVVSRPFKVWDMTNCTNQFQALIAKETPISVTRVAWSPDGNFIGVAYSKHLVHLYAFSGPNDLRQHAEIDAHMGAVNDLAFAIPNRQLGVVTCGDDKLIKVWDVQGRKHFTFEGHETPVYSICPHHKENIQFIFSTAIDGKIKAWLYDNMGSRVDYDAPGKWCTTMLYSADGSRLFSCGTSKDGDFFLVEWNESEGSIKRTYLGFHKKLAGVVQFDTSKNHFLAVGEDGQIKFWDMDNINVLTSTDAEGGLPALPRLRFNREGNLLAVSTVENGFKILANTAGFRSLRAMEASAFETMRNPVDSSLAKAVPGASVSCKIERGSPVRPSPMLNGVDPSKPRIDDSTDKPRPWQLAEIMDPAQCRQATLPDTAGSSTKVVRLLYTNSGAGILALGLNGIQRLWKWVRNEQNPSGKATTAVVPQQWQPNSGLLMANDVSGVNLEESNPCIALSKNDSYVMSAAGGKVSLFNMMTFKVMTTFMQPPPASTFLAFHPQDNNIIAIGMEDSTIHIYNVRVDEVKSKLKGHQKRITGLAFSTTLNILVSSGADAQICFWSIDTWEKRKSVAIQMPAGKAANGDTRVQFHVDQIRILAVHETQLAIFDASKMECIRQWIPQDSLSAPISSAVYACNSQLIYTTFRDGNIGVFDADTLRLRCRISPSAYLPQGNQGLSPLVVAAHPQEPNQFAVGLNDGSVKVIEPTEAEGKWGMVPPSEAIKTSPSTTNNQTQEQLQR encoded by the exons ATGTCATCGTTAAGCCGAGAGCTGGTGTTTCTGATTCTGCAATTTCTCGAGGAAGAGAAATTCAACGAGTCTGTGCACAG GCTTGAGAAAGAGTCAGGGTTCTTCTTCAATACAAAGTATTTCGACGAGAAAGTACTCgctggagagtgggatgaagtGGAGAAGTACTTGTCTGGGTTTACCAAGGTTGATGATAACAGATACTCCATGAAGATTTTCTTCGAAATTAGGAAGCAGAAGTATCTCGAGGCCCTTGATCG GCAAGACAAGGCCAAAGCAGTTGAGATATTGGTGCAGGACTTGAGAGTCTTCTCCACGTTTAACGAGGATCTCTACAAAGAGATTACTCAGCTTTTAACTTTACAGAACTTCAG GGAAAATGACCAGCTTTCCAAATACGGAGACACTAAAACAGCTCGGACCGTAATGCTATCAGAAGTTAAAAAACTAATTGAAGCAAATCCTCTTTTTCGTGACAAATTGACGTTCCCTGCACTAAGATCTTCGAGACTGCGGACTCTCATTAATCAAAG TCTTAATTGGCAGCACCAGCTTTGCAAAAATCCGAGGCCAAACCCAGATATTAAAACTCTATTCACAGACCACACATGCGCAGTTCCCAATGGTCCTCTGGCACCTTCATCAGTCAATCAGCCTGTTACAACTTTGACAAAGCCAACAGCTTTTCCGCCACTTGGAGCTCATGGT CCCTTTCCTCCTGGTGGTGCTGTTGCTGCTGCTAATGCTGGCGCTTTAGCTAGTTGGATGGCTGCTGCCTCTGGTGCTTCTGCTGTTCAAGCTGCCGTTGTCACACCTGCGCCTATGCCTCTACCTATGAATCAAG TGGCCATCTTGAAGCGACCAAGAACACCACCAGCAACTCCAGGTATAGTAGATTATCAGAATCCGGATCATGAACTAATGAAGCGTCTCCGCCCTGCCCCATCTGTGGAGGag GTGACATATCCTGCTCCTAGGCAACAAGCTCTATGGTCGCCGGAAGACTTGCCGTTAAAGGTGGCTCTAGCGTTGCATCAAGGGTCTACTGTGACAAGCATGGAGTTTCACCCTATGCAAAATACGTTACTTCTTG TCGGATCTGCGACGGGAGAAATCACATTGTGGGAACTGGCTGTTCGAGAGAAGGTGGTTTCAAGGCCATTCAAAGTATGGGATATGACTAACTGCACAAATCAGTTTCAG GCTTTGATAGCTAAAGAAACACCAATTTCTGTCACCCGTGTTGCATGGAGTCCAGATGGAAATTTCATTG GGGTTGCCTATTCGAAACATCTTGTTcacttgtatgctttctctggaCCTAACGATCTTCGCCAGCATGCTGAG ATCGATGCCCATATGGGTGCTGTGAACGACTTGGCTTTCGCTATTCCGAACAGACAGCTAGGTGTAGTTACTTGCGGAGATGATAAGCTAATCAAG GTATGGGATGTTCAAGGTCGAAAGCATTTTACCTTTGAAGGTCATGAAACTCCTGTTTATTCCATTTGTCCTCATCACAAAGAGAACATTCAG TTCATATTTTCAACGGCCATAGATGGGAAGATAAAGGCCTGGCTTTATGACAATATGGGTTCCAGAGTTGATTATGATGCTCCTGGTAAATGGTGTACTACGATGCTTTACAGCGCTGATGGGTCTAG ATTGTTCTCTTGTGGAACGAGTAAAGATGGAGACTTTTTCCTAGTTGAATGGAATGAAAGTGAAGGATCAATTAAAAGGACGTATCTTGGGTTTCATAAAAAGTTGGCTGGTGTGGTTCAGTTTGATACCTCCAAGAACCACTTTCTGGCTGTTGGTGAAGATGGGCAAATCAAGTTCTGGGATATGGACAATATCAATGTTCTGACTAGCACTGATGCGGAGGGTGGACTTCCG GCTCTTCCTCGCTTGAGATTTAACAGGGAAGGTAATCTTCTAGCGGTTTCTACGGTAGAGAACGGATTTAAGATCCTAGCAAACACAGCTGGTTTCCGATCTCTGAGAGCCATGGAAGCTTCTGCTTTTGAAACGATGAGGAATCCAGTCGATTCTTCCTTAGCCAAAGCT GTTCCTGGTGCTTCTGTCAGCTGTAAAATTGAACGAGGCTCTCCTGTTAGACCCTCACCAATGCTG AATGGAGTTGATCCCTCGAAGCCAAGAATAGACGACTCAACTGACAAACCAAGACCTTGGCAATTAGCTGAAATAATGGACCCTGCCCAGTGTCGCCAGGCTACTTTACCCGATACCGCCGGTTCTTCCACAAAG GTTGTTCGGCTTCTGTATACTAATTCCGGCGCTGGAATCTTGGCACTAGGTTTGAACGGTATTCAGAGGCTCTGGAAGTGGGTTCGCAATGAGCAGAACCCTAGTGGAAAG GCAACTACTGCTGTTGTTCCTCAGCAATGGCAACCAAACAGTGGTCTTCTCATGGCCAACGATGTCTCTGGTGTAAACCTTGAAGAGTCTAACCCGTGCATTGCTCTCTCTAAGAACGACTCATACGTCATGTCGGCTGCTGGAGGAAAAGTCTCGTTGTTTAACATGATGACTTTTAAG GTGATGACAACATTCATGCAACCTCCACCGGCTTCAACATTTTTGGCGTTCCATCCTCAGGACAACAACATCATTGCCATTGGGATGGAAGACTCCACGATTCACATCTACAATGTCCGAGTGGATGAG GTCAAATCAAAGTTAAAGGGTCACCAGAAACGCATCACTGGCTTAGCATTTTCAACGACCCTCAATATCTTGGTTTCATCTGGTGCTGATGCTCAG ATATGCTTTTGGAGCATTGACACATGGGAGAAGAGAAAATCCGTAGCAATACAAATGCCAGCAGGAAAAGCCGCCAATGGAGACACGCGTGTACAGTTCCATGTGGATCAGATCCGTATCCTGGCAGTCCACGAGACACAACTAGCTATATTTGATGCTTCCAAGATGGAATGTATCCGACAG TGGATTCCTCAAGACTCGTTGTCTGCTCCTATATCTTCAGCAGTGTATGCCTGCAACAGCCAGCTGATCTACACCACTTTCCGCGATGGTAACATTGGAGTGTTCGACGCAGACACTCTTAGATTAAGATGTCGTATCTCTCCATCCGCCTACTTGCCTCAAGG